In the genome of Lactuca sativa cultivar Salinas chromosome 3, Lsat_Salinas_v11, whole genome shotgun sequence, the window acaaacattacatatacaagaatacgataacaattgtgatccactggatcggagcatgccttacatgtcatggcccgagttgtagccagaattctcttggagggaaagcgtgagtttgcgtatagatctatactggattgactatcctacaccttgctgctagctacagccggacctgcaggtctgcgggtgccaaacgtcattccgttattacgaccattcgtatgtcgttgttaccagtcgatagtatggtgcaattatcacactataccttaatataaattcggtttaaggtagttagtacagtagtagttcctataatacaaaactacagtactacaatgatttacccattacatatttttagtgataacctcacttaaacattaatgtacaaactatatttgttaaatgagagttacacttgggaaattacacacttttacaacaaacgagcatacaaaacagttaagccttggtagaaggctactttaatagaaaatataggttttttgagagattcaaacttttacaaacacttacatacattttacaaacttatacttgagacacgttcaaacgttttgataacaaacaccgacactaaaatacttatgaactcaccagcttaatgctgataaactctttcaaaataacttgtattctcaggtcatcagtagacaggtaccgatgctagcttttgagaagatggagcgccttcaagactcatcatattattttgatttacattatatttttggtgtctaaaactgtacagaacacgcttgtattataattatatatttaatgcaatggatgatgttgtttgcttatctacatttactgtgttgtgatactgtatctaacgtcctccgccctagaatgtttccgccgttcttggttttggggtgtgacatagatGCGCATATGTTGTGTCCAGTTCGGATGTTTTCTAATCACGTAGAGGGAACAACgtatgactaacatagatagaaGGTTAGAGAGATAGtagggtgcatatgttgtgtcccaggtcggatcttctgaTCATActgaggggacaacatatggctaacatatagaaataatttcatagataaggatatccatagagatagagttgcatatgttgcattccaggtcagaTATGTTCCAATGACTTAGAGGATGCAACATATGACTgatagatagaaagcaagaaaacaatttcctacatacctactttatcGGAACCCCCTAGTCGCCCTATTAGTACtgaaattaaggacataagtccatacatcgaggaaatgttgagccacagttctagatacataTGACTTTTAGTGTATCCTACAagttcccatgtttatctcactgctcaatctacccaagcGTCATATTGTTAGTCCAAATGAAACTATCTAAGTCCATACAATTAATTCCTTTCATTTGTCAATCTAAGTCTAGTGATTttgaatccttcgtgcctactaGCACAATGAGCACAGAGTCTAAACAATTTGGCTTTAGTGCGTTACATGAATTTTAGATTTCCCTTTAGCACTAcacttcatatcacttcccaaatgaTACCTACAaacaaaaactataagaaaataaaagattgtcttcagcacgaatcattttaagaaaaactcaggagtatcaggaagaaaactcaaaccataaTTCACCAATCAAAATTGCAACGAATTTATATGAGAGCAGCACGCATAAttcaatctcagaacagatccgaaaattcttcacatcgttaagcatgaaccccatttgtgatcctttcctttcttcccttccttcAAAGggcacatactctcaaacaaagttctgaatgttgtacagttgagagatgtcccctatcatgttcCTGGAATagtcactaccaacaaaccgaagtatgatgatatgcctcagcgggatcagttggtctttggaacccagtccattttgaaactgggtcgaccttacTGATCCTTGctaggtactctctcccatgacatgtcctgcttatcacaaacagaagatgaagacatATTATTaaaagatttgggagattgaacctttgatacccatttgtagttgggtttaatccATTTCTTGTTCTTTCAGATGAATGCCTTAACACTTGCTTTTGAATTTCAAACGGACTGCTGAGATAGCTTTGACCTAACCGATCTTGGTTTCATAGGAGAATCTCTTGAACTTGGCTTCTTGgttgacattcccttcttgttcttgggagttggattcttGGCCTTTTTGGAATTCTAGTCACCATTGTTTAAATGTGACCTTGAATGATTTCTTTTGAAAGAGCTCCCTCTTGTCGCATTCTTCcaaccttgtgcatagtagggaacgtatgtgcAATTTGGACAATTTCTTGTAATGTGTTCAAGTGTTccctagtgaaaacatgtcttctTATTCACGTAGGAATTGTTTCTTCTTGCCCTTGGTGGTGTGCCCTTGCCTAGTCTCTGATTGTTCCGACAAACACACTTGCAGCAGGCATTTTGTTTCGCTtgttttggtggcctgtatttaccaacaacaGGTTTAGAAGTAAATGAGTTAGTAGCAACAGATTTAAAGTTCAAGGAGAcattggtttgttcaatagtgtcctccttgttctcatcttccgcTACTTTACCTACACAAGATGTACATCATTAAAAAAGTTCACCTTAATATTCTCAGTTGGCCCAGATTGTTCAGTACTAACTGAAGCTTATTCAAGGAGTGGGCCAAATAGAGGAGGAACTTCTTCCTTattggtctcaaggggtgggttataattgtcattgaagggaggtggtacactgtgataccctagacccttggtttgattatctttaaatgttaatttttttctatcatggatgcaactacctcacttgacacatcaaaattctaaaaattaaattcaacatctttatatttagcttttaatgcatcaagttcgaCATTTAAGTTGGCAAGTTGTTCCTTAGCATAATCATAATTCACACATTTATTATTGTATTCTTCCTGAAGTTTCATAAAGTCCTTAGTCATGGCCTCTAATTGTTCTCTTAAGGGTTTATGGCCTTTCCTAAGGGTATATCCTTCATACttgaggtcctcattttctctagtcaataaatcaatttgttcgcgaagaaatttaaGCTTAGTTTCAcaagattgagaacatgaaacttcattgactggAATGTTTGCGGAACTTATTGTTaccaaaaatgccctttgactataaacctcaaaagtcaaccttcaaAGTCaagtttaaaaagtcaaacttaaaactCAAACGAAAAGCTAAAAGTGAAAATTTGAAGGTTAAAggagaaagtcaaaggtcaaacttgaaagtcaaagtaaatttttaaggtcaaaagtcaaattaggaagtcaaaaataaaaaatcaaagttttgggtagaaaatggaattttaaaatttcaaaaatttagttttgggctaaaattgtcaaaattcTGAAACTAGGATCAAAACAGCGAGACTACTTGAACTAAAACTGAAAGATGTTAAACATCTGGCATGCTAGATCGACTAGTAAGGGTGTGGGTTGCGTGTGTGAGAGAGTCGTGCTCGAATCTTCTTCCACCCGAAATTTTTGAATATTTGCTTATGACCGCCTGCGAACCGAACACATGCGCAATACTCCTCGGACAGTACACGTGATTTCGACTGTAAATGCTTCGGCTGTACACGCGAGGTTGTGAACTGCTAAACCGCAAATGGTTACCGGCTACAAACTCTTCGGGTCGCAAACTTGGACACACTCCTCCGGCTATAAACACGTCGGACTGCAAACTCGGACACACTCCTCCGGTTGTAAACGCTTCAGACCGCAAAATCGGACATGCTCCTCCGGCTGTAAACGCTTTGGATTGCAAACTCAGACACGCTCCTCCGGCAGTAAACACTTCAGATTAGACCCTCGCCCTCGCAAAATCTCTAAGAAAAACAcgatttttcacattttttctcCAAAACTCGATGAAAAAGTCGTTTTTAtgaaaacacgaagaacaaacccccaatATTTTGTCAAAAACTATCCATAAATGTAAAATCCTTCAAGAAAAAGTGCAAAAATGCTCCAGATCTTTCCAAAgagattgatacaatccaagctctgataccaactgtatgTCTAAAATTTTGCTTAATGTATCAATCCGATCcacttgatggtgcagaatcccaaccaagcggatgatgcaagatcaaatggagaagaagaagaagaagaagaagaagaagaagaagtatctatgatgtattgatgataaGATTGATGCTCCAACACAAGATTCACatacacacacttcttctctctactttctctctctagaacaccttgatTTACACACAAACTTGACTGTAAACTCGTCTTTTTTATCTGGCATCTACTAACACTATTTATAAGGAACAGtaaccgtaaacacgtttacaaGCGTAAACCCAAGGCTGTTTTCGGTCCTAGACAAAAAACTAAAATTGcatagaaaagtaaagtataaaccatattttagaCCCAAAAATTCCTCTTTTGAGTTCATAAATCATCTCTTGGGAGTTTGGGCAACTCCAGAGGTTAGGAAGGATAGGTCTGAGGTCCTTTACCTTGGTTatgtcataaaaatgcaagcttgacTGTTTCTATggctccatgcatgagttaagacccttggaaaggtcttaatgggttaagataaGTTTTTGGGAACACTTAtcacatgcaaaggcataaagttgccaacattATGCCTTAGGACTCTTTAATCGACCTAGATTTGAAATTGGAACATATAGTCTTCATGTATTAGGCAATTAATGGAGGATGTGATTTATCCATTTGTACACATGGTGTACCAACCTGTACATTGCGTATACAGCCAAGGAAACCAGTATGCTTAGCGTAACCTAATGTACGCCAGGCGTACACTCAGTTGTGAGAGTTTGGCTTCGGTGGACTTTTTGGGCCAATTGGACTTTACTTAGATTTAGTCCTGGACCGTTTGGAGAAGTGGGGCCTGGAGAATTGCTTTGGGATATTGATGTCATGTATGGACTTTATTGGCCCATGTGGCCTATTATAGATTTAGACTTTATCCCTAGGCCCATTAATGAAGGAAAGACCATTGGGCCCTCGTGGAGGGATTTGGAATTAGGATTGCGGGCCTTTTTGGCTAGGTTGTGTTATAATGCTAATTTCagttatttttataattgttcaGTGTGATATTTTGGACCAGTAGTCGAGCAGCTATTATTCAATAGATTtaggtgattcttctcactacactcataggtcgaaggcaccaaggttgacCCATTAATTGCTATATGTTTTGTAGTAATTGAGTATGCAATGGTTTTGCTAATTGGTGTATGTGTTGACTTATATGAATACCATGGGGGAGCCTATGGCACTTAGCaaaaccatgggggagcccacgacCCATGGCtacaagaccatgggggtagcctatgGCATTCCAAATGAAGACCATGGAGGCAGTCCAtggaaaacttatatatatatatatatatatatatatatatatatatatgtgtgtgtgtgtgtgtgtgtgtgcatggcATTATATGATTATGTCTTTTATGTGTTTTCGGAAAACTCACTAAGTGTGTGCTTACAGTCGTGTTTCGGGTACTTTTGGTTCTAAGGGCAAAGGCCCGGCTTGATGGCTTAGTGTGCACTCTCCAGTATTCTGTACTAGTTGTTTTGGACATGGTAATATTTtgaagacaaaactgcaaaaatagtccctgtggtttgcatTTTTTCAGGAAACAAGTCCAAACCACGAGTTTTTTTGGTTTTGTGGTCCTTTTGGACTGGTTTGTTTGTGAGAATGGTCCCTGTACTTAACATCCGTTGAATAGAATCTGTTAACCCCCTCATGTGCCTTGCACGTGAGGGTATTTATGTCCTTTTActtatagggaccatttttgcatatggAAAAATAAAACATCCTTTATATATCGTTTTCTTTTCCCAGCTTCTTCCCCAACAAATCTTCTTCCCCAACGTTCTTAACTGTTCTTCCCCAACGACTATTCTCTTCCATTTCTCCTTTCCTGACTTGCAATCGAACAATGGTGGTTTGTTTTTGTGGAAAGCTTGCTTTGGTGAAAACGTCTTGGACACCACTGAATCCTGGCAGGAGGTTTTATGCTTGCCCTACTAAGGATTCTGTTTGTGGGTTTATCGGGTGGGTTGACCCACCTATGTGTGCTAGGAGTAAAACCATCATACctggtcttctaagaaacataaATACATTGGAGGAAAGATGTAATGGGCTGGTAAGAAGTATCAACATGTTACAGGAACAGTGCAATGGACTTTTGAGCAGGAACAACATGTTGGAGGCAAGGTGTGATGCATTGAAGGATGAAGGTTTCAAGCTGAAGATGTATTTATGTGGAAGTTGGTTTATGTTTGTGATTTTTATCTTTAGTACTTGGTCTATGTAAGGGATAGGGTTAGGCAAATGTGGGGATTTTTGTTGATCAAGTGATGCAGGGTAAAAATGGTATAATTTTGTTGTAATTTGACTTCatcatgtttgtaatgaattccaATGTTGTTAATGATATAAATGATATTCAAGTGTGAAAATGTGTTCAAAATGTGTATCAGTTGTCagatataagcacataaatagaaCCAAAATGTAACAAAAGTACATTACCAAAATACATGTCATAAATTTACCAAAATGAACATTCCATTAACCACATGAGTGGAACCAAAAACCATTACCAAGTTAAGCATACAAGTGTCTGTGCACCATACATAACCACATCATCAAACCATAACtaaagttttcaaaaacaaacaGCTTTTAACAACAAGAAACTAAATAGTCATTGCACCACAACAAATAACCATAATCACTTCTTAGATTGATTCCCTCCTTGCCCTTTACAGGTCCTAGAGTTGTGTCCTTTATTCTTTCATTTGCTACAAGTAACACTAATATGTTTCCTTGATAGCTTCTGCACTCCATCATTTGTTGGCCCTTGGGAATTTTCTCCTTGCATCTTATTGACTCCATCACCTTCACTTGCCTTCTGCCTTTTGCTTAACCTTTCACCCTCACTTTGTCTTCTTTTTTTCTTAGGCCTTCCCACCTGAGTGTGATGTGGAGGAGGGATTAGCTTTGTTGGACAATTACTTTTAGGCCACATGGGTCTCCCTTTAATTGGTTCCACCTTAAATGAATAAGCTTTTTGCCATGTCTCTAGCCAATACACCTTGTGTACCCACTTGTAAATGTCAAGCTCAGCCTCAGGGTCTTTGCTCATTTCATTCAGAGTTGCAATTGCATGCCTGCAAGGTATTCCCATTAATTCCTACTTTCTGCAAGTACAGGTTTGGTTCGTAACATCCACCACATGTTGATCTTGCAATGCTCCAGTGACTTGATACTTGTTTGCCCCATTCCACCTAGCAATATATTGTGAAGCACCTTTTTTCCTTGCATCTCGGATGTCTGTTGCTGTAGGTGTTAGTGGACCTTTATCCTTCTTCATTGCCTTCATGACATTGCATATCCTCTTCATTAGATACTCCCTAATGAACTCTAAACATGAAATTACAGGTTTGTCCCTGCCTTTCTCTATCTTCccattaaacacttcacacatgttTGAAATCAACACATCAGAAACAGCTCTTCCTACACATTACAATAATGCTGATAAATAACTGAAACACATAATCTTTACCATATGCAAACATATACAATTACCTGAGAAATGACTCCTTGCCCAATGTACAGGAGGAATTTGCTTCAACCATTGACATGCCTCCTTATCATACTCACTAAACTCTTTCATCAAATGTTCAAACTCAGGAATGGTGGTTGCTGATGCACACctccataaatggtccctgtactCAGTTAGCCCCCACTTCTTTCTCATATTGTCATGAATATGTCTAATACAATACCTATGCTCAGCATTGGGAAACAATTGATCAACTGCAATTTGTAATCCCTACATGACT includes:
- the LOC128132936 gene encoding uncharacterized protein LOC128132936; translated protein: MDKVFRAKDMARKHVTRDYTKQFELLRDYALELQATNPDTTVKIDVCPNGNPASPTRQFRRIYVCLGPLKKGFKSCLRDLVGLDGAFMKGPFPGQVLTAVGLDSNNGIYPLAYAIVESENTASWKWFLENLGDDLELGSNSNYTFISDRQKGLQIAVDQLFPNAEHRYCIRHIHDNMRKKWGLTEYRDHLWRCASATTIPEFEHLMKEFSEYDKEACQWLKQIPPVHWARSHFSGRAVSDVLISNMCEVFNGKIEKGRDKPVISCLEFIREYLMKRICNVMKAMKKDKGPLTPTATDIRDARKKGASQYIARWNGANKHAIATLNEMSKDPEAELDIYKWVHKVYWLETWQKAYSFKVEPIKGRPMWPKSNCPTKLIPPPHHTQVGRPKKKRRQSEGERLSKRQKASEGDGVNKMQGENSQGPTNDGVQKLSRKHISVTCSK